Genomic DNA from Alistipes indistinctus YIT 12060:
CCGCAGTGCCCTGGCCGTTGGCCGCTGTGCGGTCGCCGGTGTTTCCGTAATGTGCGGCGAGGGCTGCCGGAGCGTGCGTGGCGTCCGTTGCCGGAACGGCGGCGGCGATGCTGTTGCGGGTGCCGGCGTTTCCTGTTCCGGCGGTCGTCGCGTCATGCCCCGTGTCGGTTGCCTCCTGTCGGTCGAACCGTGCGGCGAGCGCTTCGGCGCCTTCGGGGTAAGCTTCTGCCGCTTCTGCCGCAATCCGCTCGGGCCCTTTGGTGCCTTCGCCGGGGTGGAAAAAGAGCAGTCCGCCGAAAAGGACGGCCGCGGCGGCGGCTCCCGAAGCCATCGCCCCGAAGCGTTGCAGCCGATCCTGCCTGCGGGCCAGCGAAATCGTCCGTCCGCGCAGCAGTCCCGTTTTGTCGGGGTAAACCACCGTCTCGGGCGGCAGTACCGGCAGGTCGCTTTGCAGCGGGCCGATCTGCGCCGCGATAGCCGGATGGCCTGCGAGGAATGCGTCGAAAGCCCGCCGCTGTTCGGCTCCGAGCGTCCCTTCGATGTAGTCCATCGCCCACTGTTCGTAATTGTGTTCGTCGATCATCGTCGTAATCGTTATAGTAAGTTCCGGATCGTTCCGATCTGTTGTTTGAGCGCCATACGCGCCCGGAAGATGTAGACTTTCACCTGCGCCACGCTCAGCGAGGTCATGTCGGCCATCTCCTGGTACGAATAGCCTTCGTAATCGCGCAGCAGGATCAGCGTCCGCTGTATCTCCGGCAGTTGGTCGAGGTAGCGTTGCACCACTTCGCCCGCTCCGCTGTAACCCCGGTTTCCCTCGTCGGGGCGGTGTTGCAGCGTATCGTCGGTCGTATAGCGCCGGATGTGGCGTACCTGGTCGATGATGAGCCGGTAAGCGATCGTGAACAGGTATGACTTCTCCTTCCCGTCGAGTACGGCCTCCCGGTTCTCCCAAAGTCTCAGGAAACTCTCCTGCACGATATCCTTCGCCTGGTCTTCGTCGCGCAGCGACTTGAGGGCGAATCGGTAGAGGTTGTCGGAGAGCGTTTGCACACACTTTTCGTACTCCGCAACGGTCATTGATCTCCCATGGTTAAAATTACAACGGTGAGACTGCTACAAAGTTACACCTTTTTTAAACTTTCCCGGGCTCTCTTTCGCTCAGCCCGCGCCCGTGCTGGGGTTGCGAATAAATTGCGTGCCCCGGACCGCATGCCCGATCCGGGCTTTCCCTGTCTGCGCTTTCAGCATAGGGATTTCACAAGTTGTGCCGTTTTGCCGGCCGGCCGCAAAAGTTTTCAGGGCTTTTGCCCGATACCGTTGGCACGCTTTATTCCCTCCGCTTCCGGAACTTCCGCAAAGCTATCACAAAGTTTCGGATGACGCCGCCGATTTGTATAAATCTTTCGGGCGCTTTTGGGAATTTCACGGTTCTGGGGTGCCGATCACGTATTCGATCTCTTTGAACAGGTACTTTCTTAGCTGGCCGTCGGCGCTGTGGCGCACTTCCAGTTCGCCTCCGGGCTGCACGCCCGTGATCGTGCCGAGGAATTGCTGCCGTGTGCGTCCGTCGGTGTACAGGTGCTCCTGTCCGAGTCGGTAGAGCAGCCGCAGGTAGTCCGAGTCGAGTGTCGATGGGCAGTCGTATCCTGTCGGGGGCTGCGTGTAGCCGTCGGCCATGCCGCCTGTTTCGTCCGGCCTGTCCGTTTGGTTGGCCGCCTGTGTCCGGACCGGGCCGGTTTTTCCAGTCTTCCCCGTTTCCCCCGTTTCTTCCCCGGCCAGCGTCCGGTAGCGCTCGGCCAGGTGGCGGTAAAAACTGATGAATACCTCCGCCCGGTCGAACGGGTGTCCCGCTTCGGCCGCCAGTGAAGTTGGATTCGGCAGCGCGGGATCGAAGCGCGTCTGGTTTACGTTCAGGCCGATGCCGATTACCGACCGGGAAAGGTAGGGGCCCATCAGGTCGTTTTCGATCAGGATCCCGGTCACTTTCCTGTCGCCGATGTAGATGTCGTTGGGCCATTTGATCGCGGGGCGGAGTCCCGCTTCGGCGATCGTGTCGGCCACTGCCAGCGCGACGGCTTTCGAAATGCGGAATTGCCGTTCGGCCGGCAGGAAGTCGGGACGGAGTACGACCGAAAACGTGAGGTTCTCACCCGGCGTGCTGCTCCACGAGTTGCCGCGCTGGCCGCGCCCGGCCTCCTGCCTTTCGGCGATCACCACGTCCCCGGCGCCGTAACGGCTCTCTGCGGCACGGTTGTTCGTCGAGTCGGTCTGTTCGAGTATGTCGATCGTTACGCCCGCCTGTCGGGCGAATTGTGCGAGGATTTCTTTCATGTCCGGGGTAAAATGGGAAATCAATCGGGTTTTGTTCGGCTTGGGTTTTGCCCTGCCGTTTTTTCGTCGCGGGATGGCGTCGTTTCTGGTGGGGGCTGGGCTGTTTCCCGGAGGGGCGGTAAATCCGCCTGCGGGTTACTGGTGGTCCTGTTCGAGCTGGGCGGTGCCTTCGGCGATCTTGAGCACGCACATGGCGAGCCGTCCGATGCACGAGGTCAGTTCGGCGAAGATCACGGCCGCCTGGTAGTGGGTCTCTTGTTCGTCGTCCGGGTTGAGGTATTTCTCTTCGAGCGATACGGAGAATTCCTCGAGGAAGGCCTGCATCCGGATGCGGCGATCTTCGCGCTGCGGCAGCCCTTCGCGGTCGCTGGTCAGGTTGTTGTGCGTGATGAAATAGGCTTCCTGGATGATCGAGAAGTAGACGCCCAGGTCTTCCCGCATCGGTTGTGTGAACCAGATGTTGCGCTCTTTTTTGCGCCGGATCACCTGCGCTGCCGTGACGCTGAGCCATGTGGCGGCCCGCAGTTGCGTGAGCAACTGGTTCATCGCCTGCACGAGCAGGCGCCCCTCCTGGCTCAGCTCCTGCTGCGTGAGCCGTGCGAGCTGTTGTTCGAGTTGCTTGTATGCGGTTTGTTCCTCGTCCGAGCGTTGGCGGACCAGCAGGAACAGTTCCTGTGCGTTGTCCGCATTGACTTCTCCGAAGTAAGTCTTCACGCGCGCTGTCAGTTCGCCTCCGCGTTTCATGCAGAGCGCCAGGTTTTCCCGTGCCTGGTAAAGGCCCATTTCGCTGGTCGAGACGAGTGCCGAACCTTCCAGCGGGCTCGTCCGTTTCGCATGCCGGTCGCCGGGAATCAGCCTGTCGAGCGCGTGTGCCGCCTGCGGGATGAAGCCTGCCAGCAGCAATGTGTTGACGACATTGAACAGGGTGTGGAACAGCGCGAGGGCCACCGCCTGTGAAGGCGAGCCGTTGAGCAACGGCGAAACACCGCCGAAAGCGGCCACCAGCGAGGCGATTCCCCGGGCGAGAACTGCCAGCAGCGGGAGCGCCCACAGTACGCCGACCAGGTTGAAGAGCAGGTGTGAAAGGGCTGCCCGTTTGCCGTCGGTATTCGTCATGGTGGCGGCGATATTGGCTGTCAGCGTCGTTCCGACGTTGTCGCCGAGGATCAGCGCCATGGCGCATTTGAACGGGATTACTCCGGTGCTGCACAGGATGATGGCGAGTGCCGTGGTAGCACTCGAGGATTGCAGCACTGCGGTCATCGCGGCGCCCGCCAGCACGAACAGCAGCGGCGACCAGTGGCCGTGCCCCCGGAGCAGTGTGATGTAGTTCTCGAAAGAGGACAGGGTAGAGAAATGCGTGACCGCATCGCGTAGGATGTGGATCGCCAGCAGCATCAGGGCCAGTCCGATCAGCGTGTTGCCGAGGTTGCGGAGCCGTTCGCTACGCAGTAACAACAGCGGTGCGGCGAATGCGATCAGCGGCACGGCGGCCAAGTCGATGTCGAAACTGATTCCGAACAGCACGACGAGCCATGCCGTGACGGTCGTTCCGATGTTCGCGCCCATCACCATGGCGATCGCCTGGGTCAGGTGCAGCATGCCCGCATTGACGAAACTGACGATCATCACCGTAACGGCGCTGGAGGATTGCACCAGCGCGGTGATGGCCGTCGAGGCCACGATGCCGCGCACCGGCGACCCGGCCATGGTTGTGAGCATGTTCCTGAGTCGGTGCCCCGAAAGCTTCTGCAACGCCTCGCTCATCGTCTTCATCCCGAAGAGGAAGAGTCCGACGGCGCCCAGCAGAATGAGTATTTGTACGATCACGCCTATAAAGTTGCCGGCAGGCGGGCACAATACCTGTCCTTTCCGCAGTTGTGGCCCGTACCGGGCCCGGGGAGAGGGCGGATGCGCGCGTTTTGCCGAGAATTACCGGAAACGGGAACCTCCCCTGTCCTCTGCGGTAGGGTACGGCACTCGTTTCCTTATTTGCTTTTCCGGTTATGGTTCCGGCTGTGCTGTTTCTGTTGTGCTTTTCCGGTTGAGTTTTGCCGTTGACACTTTTTTATGGGAGGCGTCCGGCCTCTCAGCGCTCCGTTGTTTGCTGGCGCCCCGGCCGTTTTTTGCCGTTACGCCGCTTCCTGTCCGTTACGCTGTTTTCTGCCCGTCCGCTCTGCGGAACGCCGGCGGTTCGTCCGGTGGGTTTCGGTTACTTGTCCGTTTCCCGGCCGTCCAGGGGCGCGGGACGGTACCCGTTCCCCGGGCGATAGTCGCTTCCCGTACCGGATATTCAGGGTTAAATCATCACGTCGTACGTGCGCAGCGCGTCGTTGAGCGTGGTTTTCGCGTCGGTCGAGGCCTTGCGCTTGCCGATAATCAGCGCGCACGGCACGTCGTACTGCCCGGCGGGGAATTTTTTGGGCAGCGTGCCGGGAATCACCACCGAGCGTTCGGGCACTTCGCCGCGGTACTCGACGGGTTCCGGGCCCGATACGTCGATAATTTTGGTCGATCCGGTGATCACCACACCAGCGCCCAGCACGGCTCCTTTGCGGATGTGAGCCCCTTCGACCACGATGCAGCGGCTGCCGATGAAGCATTCGTCCTCGATGATTACGGGCGAGCCCTGGATCGGTTCCAGTACGCCGCCGATGCCCACGCCGCCGCTCAGGTGGACGTTTTTGCCGATCTGCGCGCACGATCCGACCGTGGCCCATGTGTCCACGAGCGAACCGGTGTCGACATAGGCGCCGATGTTCACGTAACAGGGCATCAGGATCGATCCCGGCGCCAGGTATGCGCCGTAACGGGCCACTGCGGGGGGAACGACGCGCACGCCGAGGCGGTCGAATCCGTTTTTGAGCGGAATTTTATCGTTGTACTCCATCGGTCCGGCCGTTTGGGTCTCGACCCGCTGGATCGGAAAATAGAGCAGAATAGCCTTTTTCACCCACTCGTTGACACTCCATGAGCCATCCTCGTTCGGATTCGCAACGCGTATCTGGCCTTCATCGAGCAGGCGCACCGTTTCGCGGATTGCGATTTTGGCCTGGTCGTCACGGATGTGGTCGTGGTCCTCCCACACCAGCTCTACCTCTTTTTTCAGATTTTCGTACATATCTCTTTGTGTTTTTGATTGCTGTCCGTACAACAAATATATGAATTTTCTATGAATATCGCTACCTTTGTTTCCGGCCGGTTGTTCCGAACCGCGCACAAATATGCCAGAAGGATGAAAAAAATATTTTACGCCGCAGCGTTGCCGGTTTTGATGCTGGCCCTGGCGGCATGCCGCAGCGAAATGAAAAAGATTACCGTGAAAGATTATCCCGTCGCACGGATGGATTCCACCGTAGACGACTATTTCGGCACCCGGGTGGAGGATCCCTACCGCTGGATGGAGGATGACAACGCTTCCGAAACCGCGGCGTGGGTGCGTGCCGAGAACGAGGTGACGCAGCACTACCTCGCACAGATTCCTTACCGGGACAAAATCCGGGGCCGTCTCACCGAGCTGTGGAACTACCCCAAGTACGACGTTCCGCGCAAAGTGGGCGGATACTACTTCTTTTTCGAGAACGACGGCCTGCGCAACCAGAGCGTGCTCTACCGCCAGCAGGGCCTCAGCGGCAAACCGGAACCCTTCCTCGATCCCAATACGCTCAGCGATCAGGGTACCGTTGCGCTGATCGACGTCTCCTTTTCGAAGGACGACCGCTACCTGGCCTATGCCGCCGCGTCGGCCGGCTCCGACTGGGTCGAGATCCGCGTGATGGAGACCGCTACGGGCCGCACGCTGCCCGACGTGATCCGCTGGGTCAAGTTTTCCGGTGCGGTGTGGAGCGGCGAGGGGTTTTATTACAGCGGCTACGACGAACCCGACCGGGCACAGCTGCTCTCGGGCCAGAACCGCGACCAGAAGGTCTATTACCACCGGCTCGGCACGCCGCAGGA
This window encodes:
- a CDS encoding RNA polymerase sigma factor gives rise to the protein MTVAEYEKCVQTLSDNLYRFALKSLRDEDQAKDIVQESFLRLWENREAVLDGKEKSYLFTIAYRLIIDQVRHIRRYTTDDTLQHRPDEGNRGYSGAGEVVQRYLDQLPEIQRTLILLRDYEGYSYQEMADMTSLSVAQVKVYIFRARMALKQQIGTIRNLL
- a CDS encoding biotin--[acetyl-CoA-carboxylase] ligase, which translates into the protein MKEILAQFARQAGVTIDILEQTDSTNNRAAESRYGAGDVVIAERQEAGRGQRGNSWSSTPGENLTFSVVLRPDFLPAERQFRISKAVALAVADTIAEAGLRPAIKWPNDIYIGDRKVTGILIENDLMGPYLSRSVIGIGLNVNQTRFDPALPNPTSLAAEAGHPFDRAEVFISFYRHLAERYRTLAGEETGETGKTGKTGPVRTQAANQTDRPDETGGMADGYTQPPTGYDCPSTLDSDYLRLLYRLGQEHLYTDGRTRQQFLGTITGVQPGGELEVRHSADGQLRKYLFKEIEYVIGTPEP
- a CDS encoding Na/Pi cotransporter family protein, producing the protein MIVQILILLGAVGLFLFGMKTMSEALQKLSGHRLRNMLTTMAGSPVRGIVASTAITALVQSSSAVTVMIVSFVNAGMLHLTQAIAMVMGANIGTTVTAWLVVLFGISFDIDLAAVPLIAFAAPLLLLRSERLRNLGNTLIGLALMLLAIHILRDAVTHFSTLSSFENYITLLRGHGHWSPLLFVLAGAAMTAVLQSSSATTALAIILCSTGVIPFKCAMALILGDNVGTTLTANIAATMTNTDGKRAALSHLLFNLVGVLWALPLLAVLARGIASLVAAFGGVSPLLNGSPSQAVALALFHTLFNVVNTLLLAGFIPQAAHALDRLIPGDRHAKRTSPLEGSALVSTSEMGLYQARENLALCMKRGGELTARVKTYFGEVNADNAQELFLLVRQRSDEEQTAYKQLEQQLARLTQQELSQEGRLLVQAMNQLLTQLRAATWLSVTAAQVIRRKKERNIWFTQPMREDLGVYFSIIQEAYFITHNNLTSDREGLPQREDRRIRMQAFLEEFSVSLEEKYLNPDDEQETHYQAAVIFAELTSCIGRLAMCVLKIAEGTAQLEQDHQ
- a CDS encoding 2,3,4,5-tetrahydropyridine-2,6-dicarboxylate N-succinyltransferase; amino-acid sequence: MYENLKKEVELVWEDHDHIRDDQAKIAIRETVRLLDEGQIRVANPNEDGSWSVNEWVKKAILLYFPIQRVETQTAGPMEYNDKIPLKNGFDRLGVRVVPPAVARYGAYLAPGSILMPCYVNIGAYVDTGSLVDTWATVGSCAQIGKNVHLSGGVGIGGVLEPIQGSPVIIEDECFIGSRCIVVEGAHIRKGAVLGAGVVITGSTKIIDVSGPEPVEYRGEVPERSVVIPGTLPKKFPAGQYDVPCALIIGKRKASTDAKTTLNDALRTYDVMI